The stretch of DNA CGCCCGTTCGGTCGTCCCCCACCGTCGGGGCGTCGGAAGCCAGCCGTCCAGCCCCGCGCTCCCGCCGCGTCGAGGCCGTCCCAGTCGGCCCGTCCGACGTGGCCGCGCCGCGCTCGGCTGTCCCGCCGTCGCCCCCGGCGGCGTCGAACGACTCGAACTCGCGGCCGAGAAACTCCAGACACAGCCGGCTCCGGTCCTCGGCGGCGAGCGCGTAGGCCAGCAGCTCGTGGAGCGTCGCGGCGTCGACGACGACCCCGTCCGCCGTCTCCGTGGTCCCGCCCTCGCCGACGTCGACGAGGAGCCGTCGGGGTCGGTCCGCGTCCGGTGGCGTCGCCCGCAGGTCGCCGCCGTCGCGGTCGACTGCCCACCCTCGGGCCGCGTACACCGCCGCGACGAACGCCGTGGCAGTCCCGTGATCCAGGGCCGCGAGCGCGGCTCGGAACGACGAGTCCGGCACGGATGTCATACGTACACATGCGGCCAGACGCGCAAAACGTTTCGGCCCTCCGTGGCTGGGGTCGTCTCCACGGGCTGAGCGTCGTCCGACGGTGCGTTCGAGGCGTCCACAGCGGCGGACGCGTGAGCTAAGACCGTGCCGACGCCGGTCGACACAACACGTAAACCGCCCTCGGTCGAACGACGACCATGGCTGGCCAACCGGTCTTCGAAGTGTACGAGGACAGGGGTGAGGAGTGGCGGTGGCGACTCGTCGCGTCGAACGGCAATATCGTCGCGGACAGCGCCGAGGGCTACGCGTCGAAACAGGGGGCGAAGCGCGGCATCCGGTGTGTCAAACGGATCGCCCCCGACGCCGACGTGGAGGCGGAGTGAGACGGGCGATGGAGCTGACGGTGTACGGTCCGCTCCGCGCCGCGACGGGAACGAAACGGGTGAACGTCGACCCCGACGACGGAACGGTCCGCGGGGTCGTCGAGGCGTTCGTCGCCGCCTACCCCAGCGCCGAGTCACACCTCGTCGACGAGGACGGGGCACTCCGCCCGAGCGTCCGCGTCACCGTCGACGGCGGGCGAGTCGGTCTCGACGACGACTGCCCGCCCGGCGCCGCGGTGGCGCTGTTTCCGGCGATGCGCGGTGGCTAGCGGTCGTACTGCGCTCGCACCGCATCCGCCAACCCGACCGCCTCTAGCGTCTCCATCGGCGCCAACATCGACAGTTGGACCACCCCCGGCAGGCGCGCTATCTCGACGCCCCCGGAGAACGTACACCGGGCGCGCACCTCGCCTTCGGTCATGTCCAGCAGGGTGCCGGCGCGGTCGAACGCGTTGTCGGTGGCGTCGTTGATCGTCGCCCCCGACCCGATCACCTGGATCGGGGCGGCGTCGGCCACCTCGTCCACGTCGTATTCGGCGGCCAGTTCGGCGCCCGCCTCACGTTCGGCGTCGGT from Haloplanus salinus encodes:
- a CDS encoding HVO_2922 family protein — encoded protein: MAGQPVFEVYEDRGEEWRWRLVASNGNIVADSAEGYASKQGAKRGIRCVKRIAPDADVEAE
- a CDS encoding ubiquitin-like small modifier protein 1; amino-acid sequence: MELTVYGPLRAATGTKRVNVDPDDGTVRGVVEAFVAAYPSAESHLVDEDGALRPSVRVTVDGGRVGLDDDCPPGAAVALFPAMRGG